ACAGGGTGTCTTGGCTCCTCCATAACCGCATACTACACCATGTGGTCGGTTGAGTAAAGTGCATACCCACTTTATTTATATTTCAGGGGTTGCGGCTCAGGGGTCGGGAAGTGTTGCGAAAACAAGCGCCTGAACCCCGACCCCTGAAACCTGGTCCCATCGTATGCTCTTTCCGGTCGCATGCTGCTCATTTTCGAATCCGCCCGATCAAAAATGCCCCAAAAAAAAGGATGGATGCCAGGGTGACGATGGTTGCCCCGGAAGCGATATCAGCATAATAAGAAATAAACAGCCCGCCGATGGTGGCTGTCAGCGCGACGGCAATGGATGCCGCGATCATCAGGGGATAGTGGTTCGTAAGCTGCAGCGCGGCGGCGCCGGGGATGACCAGCAACGCGGACACCAGGACGATCCCAACGATTTTGATGCTGATGACCACTGAAAGGGCCAGGATTGTCAGCAGGAAATGGTCCAGAAACGTTACGGACATCCCGCTGACAAGGGCGACTTCCCTGTCAAAGGCAACGAAGAGCAATTCCTTAAACAGCAGGAATGTCGAAACAAGGACCAATCCGCCCAGGATGGCGATGGAAATCAGATCCTGACGGGTAATGGCCAGTATATTCCCAAAAAGATATCCGAAAAGATCGATATTGTACTCTTTGGACAATCCGATAAAAATAACACCCAGGGCCATGGCCAGTGAAAAAAATATACCGATGGCCGTGTCGGTGCTCAGTTTTCCGCGACTGCTGATATAGCCGATGGCATTGGCAACAGCCACTGCAAAGGCAACGGCAGTGAGGGTGGGGGAGACGCCGAGCAATGCGCCCAGTGCAACACCGCCGAAGGCCGAGTGGGCGACACCTACTCCGATAAAAGACAGGCGTCGCAGGACAACAAAAAAAGAAACAACGGCCAGAACAACGCTGAGCATGGCGCCGGCCAGAAAAGCATGCTGCATGAAGGTCAGCTTGAATAATTCAGGAATCATCGCGATGCCTCTGTGAACAGGAAACGCAGGCGGGATCATGCACCATCACTTTCATGTTGTCGCCGAATACCTTTCGCTGAATTTCCGGCGAAAGACAAAATTCCGGTTCGCCGTGATAATGAATTTCTCTGTTCAGGCAGGCCACATGGTCGGCATGTGAGGTAATCACGCCGATATCGTGGGAGACCATGATCGCCGAAATCGCTTGTTCATCTCTGAATTTTGCCAGCAGCTCATAAAAGTCTTCCTGGGCAACGCTGTCGATCCCAGTGGCCGGTTCGTCTAAAATTAAAAGCTTGGGCTGAGATGCCAGGGCCCGGGCAATTTGAACGCGCTGCTGCTGACCGCCGGAGAGTATGCCAAAGGAATGATGGGCCTGGTCCGCCATGTTTACCTGGTCGAGCAACGCCATGGCGGCTTGGATACTCTTTCGATCGGGACGGCGAAACAATCCCAGGCGGCTGTAGAGCCCCATGAGGACAACATCCAGAACCGTTACCGGAAAAGAGCGGTCGGCACGGGATATTTGGGGGAGATACCCCACTTCCCGGCGGCTGTGCTTGTCGGGATCGCTGCCAAACAACCTTACGGTCCCTTTTTCCGGGCGGATCAGTCCCAGAATGGCGTTGAGCAGGGTGGTCTTGCCGCTGCCGTTTGGTCCCACGATGCCCAAAATTTCTCCGGGATAACATGACAAATAGATGGCCTTTAAGACCCATTTTTCATTATAGCGGACCCAGACATCGTTTAATTCCACGATGGCCGCTTTGTCTTGCCGCTGGAGCGGCGACGGCCGGTTCATTGCATGGCCTCCTTTAAGACGTCTAAATTATACCGCATCAATTCCAGGTACGACCGGCGCCCCTTGATGGTCGGCGCCCCCATGGGATCCAGCAGCAACACATGGACGTTGGCCTCTTTGGCGATCACCACCGCCACTTTTGGGTTTAGCTGGGGTTCGACAAATACCGCGCGGAGGTTGTATTTTTTGATATCGGCGATGATTTGTTTTATCCGCTTGGGGGTTGGGTTTCTGCCGGGAGCGGTTTCAATGATCCCCACCGGCTCAAGACCGTAATGCCTTGCAAAATAATCCCAGGCGGCATGAAAGGCAACGTATTTTTTTAAAGCGAATCCCGATACCGCCAAGCGGATATCCTGGTCCAGTTTTACCAGGCTTTTTAAGTAGACTTCCCCCTGCCGGCGGTAGTGGTCTGCATGATTTTCGTCAACGCTGCATAAAACCGCCACAATTCGGGTGACCATCGATTGAGCGATAACCGGGTCCAACCATATATGCGGGTTGGCGATAACTGCGCCGCTGTCGGTGTGATCCGGTTTTGTTTGCCGCATATTCGATCCGGGTTGATCCGCGTCATGTTCATGGGCTGCTTCGGTGGAACGAATTAAATCTACGCCATCCGAAAGTGTGACCGTTAGGAGGTCTTTACCGGCAGCAGCCATAAATTTCTCAGCCCATATTTCCAGGCCTGCGCCGATCATGAAGAAAACCCTGGCTGCCGCGATTTTTTTAATCTGACTGGGCTTGGGTTCAAACGTATGGGGACTGGCGCCGGCCGGAATAATGAAAGTCACATCAACATAGGGGCTGCCGACCTGTTGAATCATATCGGCAACCGGAAAAATACTGGCAACAACAGGAACCTTTTCCGCCAGGATTAGCGCCGGAGAAAAAAGGGCGATAAAGAAAAACAGAGTGGCAAAAACCGACCCCTTGAATCGTTTGGGCTTCACAAAATAAACGCTCCTTTTTGTATGCAGCTAAAAATTTACTTGAATTACTCAGGGTTGAATAATACCATAGGCAAAAATAAAGGTACAGCCCAAAAGGAGACTGCCGATGCCGTCAAAGGCCTTAATTGTTGTGGACATGTTAAACGATTTTGTGGATGAAAAAGGGGCGCTGTATTGCGGCGAAACCGCCCGTGAAATTGTTCCCTTTATCGGGCAGCGGCTCGACGCATATAGAAAGCGCAAGGATCTTGTCATTTACCTGCAGGACGCCCATGATCGCAACGACAAAGAATTTGAAAAATTTCCGGAACACTGCGTAAGCGGCACTTGGGGCAGCCAGATCATTAAAGCGCTCACCCCTATGCCGGGAGAAAAAGTGGTCCCTAAAAAACGGTTCAGCGGGTTTTACGGGACCGATCTCGAAAACATTCTGGTTGAGGCCGGCATAGCAGCGGCTGAAGTGGTGGGCGTCTGTACCTCCATCTGTGTGATGGATACGGTGGGGGGGTTGGCCAATCGCGATTATGCGATATCGGTACCCATAAAGGGGGTGGCGGATTTTGATTCCGAGGCCCACCGGTTCTCTTTAAAAAGAATGGAAAAGCTTTACGGGGCCGAAGTTTCTTAACGGGAGACCTTTGCCAAACGCCCCTTTCCGACTAAATGTATTTCCCCGTTGAAACTGACGGATATATCCAGCAAAGGTTCAATCATGACAGCAAAGAAAAGAATCGGCCCGCTTTTTACGGACCTCTATGAATTGACAATGGCTGCCAGCTACCATGGGCATCAAATTTCCGGCGCAGCCACGTTTTCCCTCTTTGTCAGAAACTATCCCCCCCGGCGAAATTATTTTGTGGCCGCCGGCCTTGAAGATGTATTGAAAGAACTGGAGGCGTTTTCCTTTTCCGATGAGGAACTCGCTTACCTTGAAAGCACCGGTCAGTTTAAAGACAATTTTATTTCATTCCTGTCCGGCCTGCGGTTTTCAGGGGAAGTTCATGCCATGCCGGAAGGAACGGTTTTTTTCCCCGGCGAACCGGTTCTGGAAATCACGGCCCCCATTATCGAGGCCCAGCTGCTGGAGACCTTTCTGCTGAATAAAATCGGCTTTGCGAGTATGATCGCGTCCAAGTCGGCCCGATGCATTCATGCGGCTCAAGGCCGGCCCCTGATCGATTTTTCACTGCGCCGGACCCAGGAGCAGGATGCCGGGCTGATGGTGGCGCGCAGCACGTTTATGACCGGTTTTGAGGCGACCAGCAATGTGCTGGCCGGGAAAATTTACGGTATTCCGGTATCCGGCACCATGGCGCATTCCTACGTTACCGCTTTTAACAGCGAGGAGGAAGCCTTCCGGGCTTATTCCCGGACGTTTCCGGACACTTCCATTTTTTTAATCGATACATTTGATACCCTGGAAGGCGCCAGGCGTGCCGCAACCGTTGCTACGGAGATGAAGCAGGAGGGAAAAGCAATCATCGGCGTTCGCATCGACAGCGGCGACATGGTGGATTTAAGCTGCAGGGTTCGCCGCATCTTTGATGCGGCCGGACTCGCCGAAGTGAAAATTTTTGCCAGCGGCGGCTTTGATGAATATAAGATCGCCCAGACGATTCTCCAGGGCGCCCGGATCGATGCATTCGGCGTGGGGACAAAAGTCGGGGTTTCGGCCGACGCCCCCTATTTGAATGTAATTTATAAAATGGTCCGGTTCAACGGCCGCGATGTCCGCAAATTAAGCCCCGGCAAAGCCACCCTGGCCGGGGCAAAGCAGGTTTTCAGAAAGCTGGGTCCGGACGGGCGCTTTCAGGAAGATGTCATCGGCCTTCGGGACGACCGGATCGAGGGCGCTGCGCCTTTGCTTGAAAAAGTGATGGAGAACGGC
This Desulfobacterales bacterium DNA region includes the following protein-coding sequences:
- a CDS encoding cysteine hydrolase — translated: MPSKALIVVDMLNDFVDEKGALYCGETAREIVPFIGQRLDAYRKRKDLVIYLQDAHDRNDKEFEKFPEHCVSGTWGSQIIKALTPMPGEKVVPKKRFSGFYGTDLENILVEAGIAAAEVVGVCTSICVMDTVGGLANRDYAISVPIKGVADFDSEAHRFSLKRMEKLYGAEVS
- a CDS encoding metal ABC transporter ATP-binding protein; the encoded protein is MNRPSPLQRQDKAAIVELNDVWVRYNEKWVLKAIYLSCYPGEILGIVGPNGSGKTTLLNAILGLIRPEKGTVRLFGSDPDKHSRREVGYLPQISRADRSFPVTVLDVVLMGLYSRLGLFRRPDRKSIQAAMALLDQVNMADQAHHSFGILSGGQQQRVQIARALASQPKLLILDEPATGIDSVAQEDFYELLAKFRDEQAISAIMVSHDIGVITSHADHVACLNREIHYHGEPEFCLSPEIQRKVFGDNMKVMVHDPACVSCSQRHRDDS
- a CDS encoding nicotinate phosphoribosyltransferase, whose translation is MTAKKRIGPLFTDLYELTMAASYHGHQISGAATFSLFVRNYPPRRNYFVAAGLEDVLKELEAFSFSDEELAYLESTGQFKDNFISFLSGLRFSGEVHAMPEGTVFFPGEPVLEITAPIIEAQLLETFLLNKIGFASMIASKSARCIHAAQGRPLIDFSLRRTQEQDAGLMVARSTFMTGFEATSNVLAGKIYGIPVSGTMAHSYVTAFNSEEEAFRAYSRTFPDTSIFLIDTFDTLEGARRAATVATEMKQEGKAIIGVRIDSGDMVDLSCRVRRIFDAAGLAEVKIFASGGFDEYKIAQTILQGARIDAFGVGTKVGVSADAPYLNVIYKMVRFNGRDVRKLSPGKATLAGAKQVFRKLGPDGRFQEDVIGLRDDRIEGAAPLLEKVMENGKTVKSHPPLSAIREKFKMEFSRLPEDIKSVKAHNIYPVHLSQRLQKMQEDL
- a CDS encoding metal ABC transporter substrate-binding protein, whose translation is MKPKRFKGSVFATLFFFIALFSPALILAEKVPVVASIFPVADMIQQVGSPYVDVTFIIPAGASPHTFEPKPSQIKKIAAARVFFMIGAGLEIWAEKFMAAAGKDLLTVTLSDGVDLIRSTEAAHEHDADQPGSNMRQTKPDHTDSGAVIANPHIWLDPVIAQSMVTRIVAVLCSVDENHADHYRRQGEVYLKSLVKLDQDIRLAVSGFALKKYVAFHAAWDYFARHYGLEPVGIIETAPGRNPTPKRIKQIIADIKKYNLRAVFVEPQLNPKVAVVIAKEANVHVLLLDPMGAPTIKGRRSYLELMRYNLDVLKEAMQ
- a CDS encoding metal ABC transporter permease produces the protein MIPELFKLTFMQHAFLAGAMLSVVLAVVSFFVVLRRLSFIGVGVAHSAFGGVALGALLGVSPTLTAVAFAVAVANAIGYISSRGKLSTDTAIGIFFSLAMALGVIFIGLSKEYNIDLFGYLFGNILAITRQDLISIAILGGLVLVSTFLLFKELLFVAFDREVALVSGMSVTFLDHFLLTILALSVVISIKIVGIVLVSALLVIPGAAALQLTNHYPLMIAASIAVALTATIGGLFISYYADIASGATIVTLASILFFGAFLIGRIRK